TCCAAATGTCCACATAGGTTTCACGTCATACGACGAAAACAAGGTCCCCGAAGAAAAACCCCAGACTCCCATGGTGACTTATGACCACAAGTGTCCCACAATCCTCATCAACTCCTACACAAGAATCAACAACACCATTCAGAGTAAAGAAGGTTGCACAGACCTGAATATCATCATCAACTCTCAAGTGTTCAATACTAACACCTACCAAACTACTTCCTCGCCTTTGGCTGACCAAACTTATGAAGACACTGGGTCTAATTATCGACCTGCTTCTTATTTGCCCCAGAACGATTACAATCCTCCGAAAGATACACAAGTTCCCCAGCAAGTGGAGGTTGTACAGGACACTCATATCAGTATTTCAAGTCCAAGTGCAGCGAACGAAGCTTTAGAGGATAGTGCAGGTTCGGTTGGTGACTCGGAAACCGGTCAGACAGGAAGTTCTTCAGGTTCGAACACTTTAGTGAGACCAGCAACGGACACGGGTGTTCCTGATCCGAGTCCTAGCGCTTCTCCATCCTCTTCGCCGACGTTGTCCTCGGCGTCCTTGCCGTCGACGTCTTTgtccgacgacgacgacgatgacgattACGATTTGACCCCTGGTGGCATCATGGAGTCCATAGCTTCCGTTTTCACGTACTTCACGTTCATTAATCCTTTGCATTATGGATTCTTCAGCATAGCAGCCGCACCCTTCACTGCTATGGCCGCTGGAGTTCTTGGTATAGCCACGTTTCTTTATCCCTGGTTGTTTCCCAGCTCGTTCGGCTTCAGAGCCAATAACGATGTTGTGGATAACTTGTGGTCGAACCTTGAAGAGGTGGTCAAACAGTCGATGCATAAGTATGGAGGGTTGAACGAGTGGAAGAGtaagaggaagaagaggaagagatgAAAGTAGGATGTTTGACTTCTTCttggattcttggaattttggaaaagtacAAGTTGAGGGGCTGATACGTGGAGTTACAGGGTTATTTGACGAATTAAGTGACATTTAATAAGAATTGAAGAGGTAGTGCACTATGTTGTATTTAACTCTTCAGGGCTTGGTGGGAAGATTTATATTATAGAAAATGTGACATATTAttgaaccaccctgtatatatattttctaaCAGCAATATTTTCCATATTGTTATTAGACGTAGATGTGTAATGTCTCGAAGCAGTCGAATTGTAAGATTTTATTCATCTTATTAACGCGAAAGGTAAGGGGATAAATAGTAGACAAATAATCTAATTTCTAGAAGATAAAGTTTAACCTCGCCAATAGTAGCTTTAATACTAAGTAAGTATGAACAGTATTACGAACTCACattgtaacaatatttatacCTTATAGTTATTATAAAATCAACTTATAAGTTAAACTATCAACGCATGAATTTTAAGTTAGTTTTAGGGCATTGATAGCGCTTGTGCCAATCGATGATTGTACTTGAAATAAACCATTCAAACGAACAAAtttgtattcttattttttattattgtattagtTTATTGTCATAGTAGAATAGATTTGTCCCCATATATCCTATCCCAATGTCCTAATTAAAATAAtcgaacaaattttcaaacttccaagttgACATAAAGGTAAGGACCAATCCTAACCTAAATCTTGATGTCAATCAAACATGTTCCTAAGTTCCACACCAACTAAAATGACGGATCTTCTTTCAGTTCGCAACTCAACGGTACGCAGCGTCACCTGAAGGACCTGCAGAAGATAGATCAGTCCTTGAGAACAGTCGCCACTCAGTTGCTCAACGTGACGAACCCTGAAGAGCCCGCCAAAGTGCTCGACAACGTCATCAAGAAACCTAACACTCCGAAACCGTCTAACAAGAGCGACAGACCGGTCGAAGAGATACCACCCAGTAATGTGCAGTCCATGACCATAGGTTTTGGCAGACCCATCAACTCGAAGTTCAGCTACTTCGAGTCGGGTCATCCAGGTCAAGCGATGGCCATGACGGAGGAGGAGCTCGAACGAGAGATGAGTTCGACGCGTCTCATGTCTGCGTACAAGACCCACCCAACGACCACCGGCGGAATTTCGACGTGGATCCTGCTGAATCCTCCGTCGACCACTGTGAAGTCGACAGAGGTGGACAAAAAGAAGCAGCCGTTCGAGAACGAAATACGAGTCGAGAAGCCAACAACCCTGATGGAGAAGGTGGAGACCACCGAAAGAGTTACTGAGAAGTTCACGATACCTGTTACCACCGTCACAGTCGTCGAAGAAGCATCCACGAAGACCATCTCGACCACGAAGAAAACGACAGAAAAGGTTCACAAAGAGGAACCTCTTCAGAGCACCACCAAGATGCCTCAAACTACAACGAGCATTCCGGAAAGCAAAGAAGCTGGCACCACCACCACGAAGAAGATTCAGCACGTGAGAACGACACCCAAACCCAAGATCGCTACCATGAAGACCACCGTATTATCGAAACCTGCGGGTTCGAAGACGTCCAGGCCAAATCAGCAGGCCAGACCCAAACCCGCGAACAGAAGGACCACCATTAAGCCGGACATGAAAAACGACAACTCATCGACTGCGAAGGTTGAGAAGGTGACGTTCAGGCCCATACAGATGATCACCATCCCGAAGACCAAAGTGGAGAGCACCGAGAAGCCCATGTTCGTCACGAAGATCAAAGCCTCGGTCCTGATGGACCAAAAGACCACCACGTCGCCTTCGGTGTCCTCCACGACGAGCCTCGATGTGACCACCACCTCGAAGACGGCTTCACCCAGCGTGGAGCTCGTCGAGGTGACGATGAAGCCTAAGGTTGGCTCGAAGGTCAGCAACGTGCTGAAGGTGCAGCTGAAGAAGCCGGTGAACGAGTCGAAGATCGAGGAGCCCAAAGTTAACGCACCGGCGGTAGAGAAGGTTCAGAACGTGAAGGATGAAGTGAAGAACGATACCGATAGTTTGGACGCTAGTAGGATAGATCTAATGAAGTTTGATTTTAACCCTGAGCTGACGAAGATCAATACCAGCAGCGAGAGTGTTACACCTGCCACGACTACTACGTCCACCACCAAGAGACCCAGGAACAGctcgaagaggaagaagaacaaGGTCAGACGACGAAAACCGGCTACTGCAGCTACTTCTACGACCACGGTTTCGACAACGTCGACGGAGAGCGAGTTGATAGTGGAAGACCCGATCGTCGAGAACGGAATACAGGAGTCGAAGATCGTTCCCGAGACCAAGGTGGCTACCAACTCCACCAAGACCAAGAAGAAACCTCCCTCACCACCATTCGGCATGCAGATCTACAACTTCTTAAGCCGTGAAGTGATGCCTAGCTTCGGTGTGATGTCCCTGGTTGGACTAGGGTTAGGTCTGGCCTCGTACTTCCTGTATCCGTTCGGGGGAACCATAGCTAGAAGGAATTACGAGGTTGAGCCGAAGTACAAGTACAATTTTGACGAGTACGGAGGAAATTATGGACAGAGCGAGGAGGAGGTTCTGGCTAAGGTTCTTCAGGGTATGACTCCAGAAGACAACAAGTACCCTGGCTCTAAGGactacgataattactatcggTACCAGCAGTATGACGGATATGAAACTCAGACCAAGAAGACTGATCAGAGACACCCTTCTGGTTCTCCTATTTACCGACCTGAGAACACTGCGTCGATCTTGAAGTATAGGAACACGGATTACAGGTACCCCGAACCGCAGAGTACTCCGATATACTATGACAGATCTAAACCGGAGTATGTGGGGGGACAATCCGACCCGGCGAATCGGCAGTTCGTTGTGGGAAGTGTCCCCAAAGAGTACCCACCCTACAACGACAAACCCGTGTCACCTACGCCAGGTCAGTTGGCCAACAGCTACGAGCCTACCGAAAGCAGTCAGATGTTCGAGCATGACTTAACGCAGAACTTCAACTTCCCTGTGAACCCTGTCCAGAATTATGGGCAGGTTCAGACAGCCAGGCCTGAAGAGACGTACGAAGAAGTGGAGATCACGCCCACTGCGGTAGCTGTGGAGCATGGACCAAGATCTTTGAAGGTTGAGCATTCCAGAAGGAAAAGGGATTCTGTGATTCAAGTGATTCCTTCGAAGAGGGAACTTGAAGAGGAGGAGAAGGAAGATCTGAGTAACGAGATCCTCAACATCATTGACTCTGCGTTGCCCGAAGAGGACGAACTTAGTAAGAAGAAGAGTGGGCATCCAGACTTCGGGAATCAAAAGAAGAGACAGAATGAAGAAGAGTCCACCACGAAGAGTGAGGCTACGAAAACTAGTACGACGGTGAATGTAGATACTACTGCTTCAACAGCTAAAGTCACAGAGCCCTCTACTTCGTCGACGACAGAAATCGCTGATGATACAATGACGAGTCCCAAAACAACCGAGCAGAGCAGCACGGAGACTGATTCGACCACGAACAAGCCGGACGAGCAGAACGGTTTCACTATCTTCAACTTCGTGAAGAAGATCGCTGAGATAAAGTTCAGACTCGGTTTGACGCTTCTCAAACACGCCAGCGAGAGCTTCGCCAGATATTTGGGCCAGGTGCAGAAGAGGATCAACGGGGACGAGTGAAGAGTCTCTTCAGAGATTGTTATAATGGACTGATGCGACGATTGCTCCGTCGCTTCTTGACAGATGCTGAAATATCTTCGCGTCTTTCAAGAATTCTCGAAGGATAGGTCTTTGCGCGTTGAAGACTTTGTGAGAGTCTGGACACCTGAAATATCTTCCTTGTTTTTGGTGAAGAAAATCTTGATTAGGATGCATATTGGATTGTACACATCTTGCAATGTTTTCTCGAAGAAAAGATGATGTTATTTGAGAAttattaggaattttagaattatttattttaaattttcttcgatGTAAATTTGTTTCCTAATAGCAAGGATTTCTTTCTTataaaaataacgaagataTTTTAGCTTAAGGTACAGACtcattaacaattataatactcgGATTAAAAAACTCTCTTCATATTTTTTGAACAGTTAACCTCAACATGTTGGACAGATAAAATTTTggttcataaaaaattatttcgttataaaataattttttaaccagGATAAAAATGGGAAGAGGGTTTTGAAAAGACTTCCAGCGAAAAGTTTTATTTTACTCGTCGACGTAACTCCTTTGAATATCCTTCGTTGATACTTATGcttttatttaagtatttaagcgAACGAAATGtaaagtatattataaataaacgtataaataaataaataaataggttGTCAACATAGTACCCTgacatatatgtaaatatatgcatgatcaaaattaaacaatattttctcTATTCCCTATAGGAAGACGTCTGTTCAATAGAATGTAAATTACTACTAATTATAAATAAGTGTCATACTTGTCTCTGTTAATTATATAACATCTCTAAGTTTACTATAAACAAAGAGCAATGAACATTTCATATTTGCAAactgaaatttgttaaattatttaagcGATTCTGTTGTCAATTAGTGACAGTGAAAAAGATGGCATTGTCTTGCTAATTTGCAGTCTGTGAAAATGTGTTTCCCAAGCACAGAATAATTAAACTATAATCTTGATATCTATCATAATAAatttatctgcataatatttcttCTTGAATTTTGGTTCATTGCTCAAAGTATCTAAAGATAAAATATTACTATACCTAAAGTGTTCTTCAACTTCAATTAACATTCACTGTACGAagcttcaagtttctaaattctcttcGATCATTCAccttcatttttctatttttcaccaTATTCTCACGAATTATCGAAGACTTTCTCTTTCCACATTAATTTCTCTATCTTAGCCTGGTATCGTGGGCTTGACTCGTGGGACCATGAATATTCATTACTGAATCATCATAATTGAGTAATCTTGATTGGGAAGCTTGTAAACCCCTCTTTCGACGGCCGAGAATCATTGGAATCATCATCGCCATAGTTGCCGGTAATATTCCTGAAAGAATTAATACAAATCCTCAATATCAATCTTCCTACTTGACACTttctaaaatcttaaaaaaaaaatatggaaaagtAAAATTAACCTGCGCTAACGGCAGCCAAGACAGCAGAATTAGACGCTTGATTTCCCAGAGTGTTTCTGATGGGTCGCTTCTTCAGGATCACCGGCAGAGTTTGCTTCTTCATCTCGTACTCCTTTTGACTCTGATCCACGCTCTTGAAGGTTTTCTCGACTTCCAGAAGACCGCCGTGCGATGTCGTCGTGTTCGTGCCGTTGATTGACGGTAACACCGTCAATCTGACCTAGGGAAACGATATTTCATCAAGGCACTGGGTCTTCTAGGCATAATTAATCCCCACGATATTACTAAGGATTAATTATTACTAAGGAAAATAGTCTCAGACAAGTCTCTCCAGAGATTTTTTCAAAACCAAATGCAACAGAATAACAAGATTTGTTCGCTAGAATTTTTTTTTGCACGTGCTGTAATTCCCTTACGCAACATCCCTCTCTACATCAGTTacatcactattatcaaattacgtAACATTCATCTACGAGATAATTGGACAACTAAAATCCTACCCGACTAAAAATCCATAGAAACTACAATGAACTTCAACTTCTTTGATCATCTAGCCTAACCTGTCTCTTTGAGGTCATCACGGTGATCGCAGGATCAGGCTCCTCTCCCTTTACTCGTACGACCCTGCTGCCATTCTGTATCGGATTGGTAGTATCGATCTTCATCGACCTCTGCCTAGACTTCGAGTAACCTCTGTTCGTGGATAAAAGCACCCACTGACCGTCGCTGTTCCCAGGATAACTCTGAGGATGATTGTTCACGTACTGATACTGAGAGAATCCTGGCCTCTCTGTGGTGGGTCGTAGACGGTCGTCGTATCTTGTAGGGAAATCGTGCCAGTCGTTCTTGTTCTCTTCTGCTTGGTTCTTGTCAGGGTATCTGTCGAGGTACTGATAACCTGGTTTCGCTGTTTGGGGTCTGTTCCAATTGCTGGGGAAATTAGCTGGACGGTTGTCGGTGATTATGTCGCTGTTGGGACGGTCCGTGTACTTGTTCCATGATGGCCTCTCTGGCGGCCATTTTTGAGCCTGATTCTCATCAGGCTTCTCTGGATAATACGATGGCCGAGGTGTAGGCTTCTGCCAGGGCTTCTCGTTATTCTCTGGCCAGTTCGGTTTTGGCTTGTCGTACCTGTAGTTATGTGGTTTTAATGATAATGAAGGTTTGGAGATATTAGGGTGTTAAATAATACACCTAGATTTCTATGCTCATTCTACATGCGTACCATGGTTTATTGTTTTCGTAGATCGGTCTGACAGAGTAATCCGAAGCCCACGGTTTCGCCATACTCGGTTTCTCCCATGGTTTCACTTCCGGCCAAGGTTGTTGTGTACTGGGAGTCGCCTGCCATTTTGAAATCTTGCTCTTGGACCATGGAATTGCCTCTAACGTAACCCAGCCATTTCTGTCCTCGTACGAATTTGCTCCGTAATATTTGTTCCTCTTCAGGGTGTCGTTTAAAGTATCGCTTATCTGAAATAAATAAGATGTACCTAGAATTCTACCAAGTAGTTCTAACTCAACCAGGTAGTCCATTAGTTCTACCAAGTAGCCTTTAATCCTAATATCCTAAGAAATCTCACCTCTTCTTCAGACAAAGTAGCATTAGTAGTATCCTCTTCAATTTTATCCCCCTGCGCATATGTAGTGCTACTCGGACGAGTAGTTTGAACATCCACCTCCAGGCCAATGGCCTCCGAAGGTTTGATGATCCTGAACGGATGTTTCTGATACTTCTCGGTGCTGCCCTTGATCTTGTTCGCATACTCCTCCAAGAATTTATTCAGCACATCAGGATTGAACGTGGAGGTCTCGAACGTGTTCCTGGACTCTTCCTCCATTCTCGGAAACTCTTTCATCATTCTCTGAGCATCGTTTTCGAAATGACTTCTCGTCTCATCTTGCAGAGGACTCGTTGTGGCGATAGGCTGCTCGAGTACTCTGGAGTTGTCTGCCCTGGTTTTGAATGAATCCGAAGAGTTCGTTCTCATCTTCACGAAGAACCTGGTGCTGCACTGGCTTCCGCTGAAGGTCAAGGTGACCAGCAGCAGGAAGATCGCTCCTCTCGGCGCCATCTGAAATGGACGAAAGTGTACACTTGCACTTTCGTAACCTGTTCACGTTTCGGGAGGTGAACGGCCACTTCTCGGGTCACTGTACAGGCtgctccaaaattttcaaagtattcaaagagattttctttttattattattggagTGTCAATTTTAACAGACTATTAAGGCGAGATGTAACCCATTTTTTGAAAAGACGTTGACCGCCATTTGGATGACACTCAAGTTTACTTATGCCAGTCATCCACTTTATACTGAAGGATAAACAATTTTGTTGAGTAGCTAAAATTAAGGTAATTAAATCtgataaaaataaagtaattattCTTCAAGATTTCTGAAAAGATTAATTCTCTTGCAAACATGCTGTGTAATAGTTACATTGTTGCAGTTTATCAAACGTCAGAATAATATATTTCACAATTACCTTTCTAATTATCTAATTTCTTATCTTTCATAATTACAGTCTTCTGCACTTTCTTGTAATGATGTAAACACTTGTTACTTCATTATTATTTAACCTTATTAAACCATTTTGTgccaataataaattatttaacacaaGGTCTaccttataaaatattttgtggaCAAAAACTTTATACTAACACGTATTAAAAGCTATGCAATCTGATGAATTTGTCATGATCGACTCGAAGCGATCTTTGCAGTATAAAATCGTTCATCGAGAGAAAAATGCATTGTAAAGCTCAAAAGAAGTCACATAACGCGGCACTGACCGTCAAACAGCTCCTTTGTCCTTTGGCGACTTTCGATTACGCCAACACGAAGAATCGTCCAGTTGCAACGGAAATCCGTTAGAAAAGCACCGAACGACCAATGAACCGGAGAACACGTCGACTCGTTCTCGACCTCCACTCTTCAAGGTCTGAGATGGCTCTGTCGCCGAGACGTTGCCCTCGTTTGCTTTTAATCCAGGTCCCCACTTCCTGCTCGCTTGGTCCATTTTCTATCTTTCTCCTAGCCTCACGTTGCACACGTTGTTCACGCTTTGCACACCTTGGTCACCTGGAGAACGGACGCGGTCTGCGTTCTTCTATCGACAAGATCTCTTCTTGTTTCTTCCTTCGTGATAATTGTCCTGAGATCAACTTCGTTCATTTGGATACGGAATTGCCATACATCCACATTTACATCTTTTTCTCTGAGATGCTGATTTTAGAAGAATATGATGATCTTTATATTCTTTCTTGTGGGAAATTATGGATGctccattatttattattttctgtacAGACAAATATCTGCACTAATATTCGagatgtataaaattaaaaatcgttGAGGTTGCTCAAGTTTCATAAATGAAACTTCATAAACTTCTTCAACTCTGACATCTTTCaagt
This genomic window from Megachile rotundata isolate GNS110a chromosome 14, iyMegRotu1, whole genome shotgun sequence contains:
- the LOC105661746 gene encoding uncharacterized protein LOC105661746 isoform X1, with the protein product MGKVSMAVRSAAMSYIEPWLPTILGRGKMRMKLLKVVVVLLLSGSGDGRPQKTEESIQLHRTKSSMEEWRPRSSSIQNIPEDSSSQLNGTQRHLKDLQKIDQSLRTVATQLLNVTNPEEPAKVLDNVIKKPNTPKPSNKSDRPVEEIPPSNVQSMTIGFGRPINSKFSYFESGHPGQAMAMTEEELEREMSSTRLMSAYKTHPTTTGGISTWILLNPPSTTVKSTEVDKKKQPFENEIRVEKPTTLMEKVETTERVTEKFTIPVTTVTVVEEASTKTISTTKKTTEKVHKEEPLQSTTKMPQTTTSIPESKEAGTTTTKKIQHVRTTPKPKIATMKTTVLSKPAGSKTSRPNQQARPKPANRRTTIKPDMKNDNSSTAKVEKVTFRPIQMITIPKTKVESTEKPMFVTKIKASVLMDQKTTTSPSVSSTTSLDVTTTSKTASPSVELVEVTMKPKVGSKVSNVLKVQLKKPVNESKIEEPKVNAPAVEKVQNVKDEVKNDTDSLDASRIDLMKFDFNPELTKINTSSESVTPATTTTSTTKRPRNSSKRKKNKVRRRKPATAATSTTTVSTTSTESELIVEDPIVENGIQESKIVPETKVATNSTKTKKKPPSPPFGMQIYNFLSREVMPSFGVMSLVGLGLGLASYFLYPFGGTIARRNYEVEPKYKYNFDEYGGNYGQSEEEVLAKVLQGMTPEDNKYPGSKDYDNYYRYQQYDGYETQTKKTDQRHPSGSPIYRPENTASILKYRNTDYRYPEPQSTPIYYDRSKPEYVGGQSDPANRQFVVGSVPKEYPPYNDKPVSPTPGQLANSYEPTESSQMFEHDLTQNFNFPVNPVQNYGQVQTARPEETYEEVEITPTAVAVEHGPRSLKVEHSRRKRDSVIQVIPSKRELEEEEKEDLSNEILNIIDSALPEEDELSKKKSGHPDFGNQKKRQNEEESTTKSEATKTSTTVNVDTTASTAKVTEPSTSSTTEIADDTMTSPKTTEQSSTETDSTTNKPDEQNGFTIFNFVKKIAEIKFRLGLTLLKHASESFARYLGQVQKRINGDE
- the LOC105661746 gene encoding uncharacterized protein LOC105661746 isoform X4; amino-acid sequence: MRMKLLKVVVVLLLSGSGDGRPQKTESIQLHRTKSSMEEWRPRSSSIQNIPEDSSSQLNGTQRHLKDLQKIDQSLRTVATQLLNVTNPEEPAKVLDNVIKKPNTPKPSNKSDRPVEEIPPSNVQSMTIGFGRPINSKFSYFESGHPGQAMAMTEEELEREMSSTRLMSAYKTHPTTTGGISTWILLNPPSTTVKSTEVDKKKQPFENEIRVEKPTTLMEKVETTERVTEKFTIPVTTVTVVEEASTKTISTTKKTTEKVHKEEPLQSTTKMPQTTTSIPESKEAGTTTTKKIQHVRTTPKPKIATMKTTVLSKPAGSKTSRPNQQARPKPANRRTTIKPDMKNDNSSTAKVEKVTFRPIQMITIPKTKVESTEKPMFVTKIKASVLMDQKTTTSPSVSSTTSLDVTTTSKTASPSVELVEVTMKPKVGSKVSNVLKVQLKKPVNESKIEEPKVNAPAVEKVQNVKDEVKNDTDSLDASRIDLMKFDFNPELTKINTSSESVTPATTTTSTTKRPRNSSKRKKNKVRRRKPATAATSTTTVSTTSTESELIVEDPIVENGIQESKIVPETKVATNSTKTKKKPPSPPFGMQIYNFLSREVMPSFGVMSLVGLGLGLASYFLYPFGGTIARRNYEVEPKYKYNFDEYGGNYGQSEEEVLAKVLQGMTPEDNKYPGSKDYDNYYRYQQYDGYETQTKKTDQRHPSGSPIYRPENTASILKYRNTDYRYPEPQSTPIYYDRSKPEYVGGQSDPANRQFVVGSVPKEYPPYNDKPVSPTPGQLANSYEPTESSQMFEHDLTQNFNFPVNPVQNYGQVQTARPEETYEEVEITPTAVAVEHGPRSLKVEHSRRKRDSVIQVIPSKRELEEEEKEDLSNEILNIIDSALPEEDELSKKKSGHPDFGNQKKRQNEEESTTKSEATKTSTTVNVDTTASTAKVTEPSTSSTTEIADDTMTSPKTTEQSSTETDSTTNKPDEQNGFTIFNFVKKIAEIKFRLGLTLLKHASESFARYLGQVQKRINGDE
- the LOC105661746 gene encoding uncharacterized protein LOC105661746 isoform X3; its protein translation is MRMKLLKVVVVLLLSGSGDGRPQKTEESIQLHRTKSSMEEWRPRSSSIQNIPEDSSSQLNGTQRHLKDLQKIDQSLRTVATQLLNVTNPEEPAKVLDNVIKKPNTPKPSNKSDRPVEEIPPSNVQSMTIGFGRPINSKFSYFESGHPGQAMAMTEEELEREMSSTRLMSAYKTHPTTTGGISTWILLNPPSTTVKSTEVDKKKQPFENEIRVEKPTTLMEKVETTERVTEKFTIPVTTVTVVEEASTKTISTTKKTTEKVHKEEPLQSTTKMPQTTTSIPESKEAGTTTTKKIQHVRTTPKPKIATMKTTVLSKPAGSKTSRPNQQARPKPANRRTTIKPDMKNDNSSTAKVEKVTFRPIQMITIPKTKVESTEKPMFVTKIKASVLMDQKTTTSPSVSSTTSLDVTTTSKTASPSVELVEVTMKPKVGSKVSNVLKVQLKKPVNESKIEEPKVNAPAVEKVQNVKDEVKNDTDSLDASRIDLMKFDFNPELTKINTSSESVTPATTTTSTTKRPRNSSKRKKNKVRRRKPATAATSTTTVSTTSTESELIVEDPIVENGIQESKIVPETKVATNSTKTKKKPPSPPFGMQIYNFLSREVMPSFGVMSLVGLGLGLASYFLYPFGGTIARRNYEVEPKYKYNFDEYGGNYGQSEEEVLAKVLQGMTPEDNKYPGSKDYDNYYRYQQYDGYETQTKKTDQRHPSGSPIYRPENTASILKYRNTDYRYPEPQSTPIYYDRSKPEYVGGQSDPANRQFVVGSVPKEYPPYNDKPVSPTPGQLANSYEPTESSQMFEHDLTQNFNFPVNPVQNYGQVQTARPEETYEEVEITPTAVAVEHGPRSLKVEHSRRKRDSVIQVIPSKRELEEEEKEDLSNEILNIIDSALPEEDELSKKKSGHPDFGNQKKRQNEEESTTKSEATKTSTTVNVDTTASTAKVTEPSTSSTTEIADDTMTSPKTTEQSSTETDSTTNKPDEQNGFTIFNFVKKIAEIKFRLGLTLLKHASESFARYLGQVQKRINGDE
- the LOC105661746 gene encoding uncharacterized protein LOC105661746 isoform X2, encoding MGKVSMAVRSAAMSYIEPWLPTILGRGKMRMKLLKVVVVLLLSGSGDGRPQKTESIQLHRTKSSMEEWRPRSSSIQNIPEDSSSQLNGTQRHLKDLQKIDQSLRTVATQLLNVTNPEEPAKVLDNVIKKPNTPKPSNKSDRPVEEIPPSNVQSMTIGFGRPINSKFSYFESGHPGQAMAMTEEELEREMSSTRLMSAYKTHPTTTGGISTWILLNPPSTTVKSTEVDKKKQPFENEIRVEKPTTLMEKVETTERVTEKFTIPVTTVTVVEEASTKTISTTKKTTEKVHKEEPLQSTTKMPQTTTSIPESKEAGTTTTKKIQHVRTTPKPKIATMKTTVLSKPAGSKTSRPNQQARPKPANRRTTIKPDMKNDNSSTAKVEKVTFRPIQMITIPKTKVESTEKPMFVTKIKASVLMDQKTTTSPSVSSTTSLDVTTTSKTASPSVELVEVTMKPKVGSKVSNVLKVQLKKPVNESKIEEPKVNAPAVEKVQNVKDEVKNDTDSLDASRIDLMKFDFNPELTKINTSSESVTPATTTTSTTKRPRNSSKRKKNKVRRRKPATAATSTTTVSTTSTESELIVEDPIVENGIQESKIVPETKVATNSTKTKKKPPSPPFGMQIYNFLSREVMPSFGVMSLVGLGLGLASYFLYPFGGTIARRNYEVEPKYKYNFDEYGGNYGQSEEEVLAKVLQGMTPEDNKYPGSKDYDNYYRYQQYDGYETQTKKTDQRHPSGSPIYRPENTASILKYRNTDYRYPEPQSTPIYYDRSKPEYVGGQSDPANRQFVVGSVPKEYPPYNDKPVSPTPGQLANSYEPTESSQMFEHDLTQNFNFPVNPVQNYGQVQTARPEETYEEVEITPTAVAVEHGPRSLKVEHSRRKRDSVIQVIPSKRELEEEEKEDLSNEILNIIDSALPEEDELSKKKSGHPDFGNQKKRQNEEESTTKSEATKTSTTVNVDTTASTAKVTEPSTSSTTEIADDTMTSPKTTEQSSTETDSTTNKPDEQNGFTIFNFVKKIAEIKFRLGLTLLKHASESFARYLGQVQKRINGDE
- the LOC100879101 gene encoding uncharacterized protein LOC100879101 isoform X1, which translates into the protein MAPRGAIFLLLVTLTFSGSQCSTRFFVKMRTNSSDSFKTRADNSRVLEQPIATTSPLQDETRSHFENDAQRMMKEFPRMEEESRNTFETSTFNPDVLNKFLEEYANKIKGSTEKYQKHPFRIIKPSEAIGLEVDVQTTRPSSTTYAQGDKIEEDTTNATLSEEEISDTLNDTLKRNKYYGANSYEDRNGWVTLEAIPWSKSKISKWQATPSTQQPWPEVKPWEKPSMAKPWASDYSVRPIYENNKPWYDKPKPNWPENNEKPWQKPTPRPSYYPEKPDENQAQKWPPERPSWNKYTDRPNSDIITDNRPANFPSNWNRPQTAKPGYQYLDRYPDKNQAEENKNDWHDFPTRYDDRLRPTTERPGFSQYQYVNNHPQSYPGNSDGQWVLLSTNRGYSKSRQRSMKIDTTNPIQNGSRVVRVKGEEPDPAITVMTSKRQVRLTVLPSINGTNTTTSHGGLLEVEKTFKSVDQSQKEYEMKKQTLPVILKKRPIRNTLGNQASNSAVLAAVSAGILPATMAMMIPMILGRRKRGLQASQSRLLNYDDSVMNIHGPTSQAHDTRLR
- the LOC100879101 gene encoding uncharacterized protein LOC100879101 isoform X2 yields the protein MAPRGAIFLLLVTLTFSGSQCSTRFFVKMRTNSSDSFKTRADNSRVLEQPIATTSPLQDETRSHFENDAQRMMKEFPRMEEESRNTFETSTFNPDVLNKFLEEYANKIKGSTEKYQKHPFRIIKPSEAIGLEVDVQTTRPSSTTYAQGDKIEEDTTNATLSEEEISDTLNDTLKRNKYYGANSYEDRNGWVTLEAIPWSKSKISKWQATPSTQQPWPEVKPWEKPSMAKPWASDYSVRPIYENNKPWYDKPKPNWPENNEKPWQKPTPRPSYYPEKPDENQAQKWPPERPSWNKYTDRPNSDIITDNRPANFPSNWNRPQTAKPGYQYLDRYPDKNQAEENKNDWHDFPTRYDDRLRPTTERPGFSQYQYVNNHPQSYPGNSDGQWVLLSTNRGYSKSRQRSMKIDTTNPIQNGSRVVRVKGEEPDPAITVMTSKRQIDGVTVNQRHEHDDIARRSSGSRENLQERGSESKGVRDEEANSAGDPEEATHQKHSGKSSV